The Altererythrobacter sp. H2 genomic sequence CAGGTCTTTCACGATGGCCCCCGCCATGATCATGGTTGCATCATGCCAGGGGCCGTATTGCTTCCAGCGAGACCATCTGCGCCGCGGATCATCCTCGACATGGTCCCGGGTGTCCCACCGGCCCCTCGTCATGTCGATGCCGCCGCAAACGGCCAGCTGATCATCGATCACCACGATCTTCTGGTGATGGCAGGCGCCCATGGGATGGGCACTGTCCCACTTGAAATCGATCCGCCGGCGCGGTGCCCAGCGCAGCAGGTCGAGCGCCATTGAGCCGCGCAGGGCCATCGGGATCATACCCATGCCCCATTTGAGCATCTTGATGTCGAGCCCCGGCCGATGCCGGTTGAGCCAGAGGATAAAACTGCCGAGGCGGGAAGGATGGCTCCGGTCAGTGCCCTTCCGCCACCATCGCCGCCCGGTTTCAAGGTGAATGCGCGTGTCGAAATCCCAGCCGATCATCAGGATGCGCTGCTCGGCCCTGAGCATCGCGTCCTGCATGAAACGGAAGTAATCCTGCGCATCAATGACCACGCTGGCCTTGTCGGCACGCGCAAAGCGCCAGACGCCCGGCTCTACCGGATCGTCATCGAAATCGTCCAGTCCATCGCTGCTGGCATCCAAGTTCGATATCCCCCGCGTTGCCGCCCTACTCCTTGGCGTCTTCGGCCTTCTCGGGTGTCACTTCCGCGTCGGCCTTTTCCACCTTCTTCCGGCGGTCGAACACCGCTGTCATATGAACCTCGTCCTCGGCGGTAAGGTGTTGAGCGAAATCCGGGAAGTGCTCTTCTTCCTCCTCCTCGATATGGTGGAGGTAACGGTGCTCCAGATCACGGAATTTCGTCATCCATTCGTCGCTCGCCATGTCTGTCGCGGCGAGGTCGTTGAGCATTTCGTCGATTTCGTGATGCTCCGCCACGGAATGGCGTGTTTCATCGGTGGTCGGGGGCTTGCGCATCATGGTGGAATAGAGCGCCTGCTCCTCGGCGGCGGCGTGCCCTTTCAGCTCCTTGGTCAGTTCGGTGAAGAGCCCGGCCTTGGCTTCGCCA encodes the following:
- a CDS encoding hemerythrin domain-containing protein, whose product is MSHCEAIFVRLKQDHDHHRALLKKIGSAGDDGEAKAGLFTELTKELKGHAAAEEQALYSTMMRKPPTTDETRHSVAEHHEIDEMLNDLAATDMASDEWMTKFRDLEHRYLHHIEEEEEEHFPDFAQHLTAEDEVHMTAVFDRRKKVEKADAEVTPEKAEDAKE